In the Leptolyngbya sp. SIO1E4 genome, one interval contains:
- a CDS encoding acyltransferase, translated as MPTMLGRLLRGALYSTIFEHLGKSSVIRPRVQFFGTHRIEMGDFVSLHPGVRIRSLNHKSSISLANKVSLDIGVDIKSNCGRIKIGNRAYIGPYTCLSGGDISIGDNCLIASHSGIYANNHEFYDADRKIIDQGSSFKGIIIEEDCWLGSGVRVLDGVTISKGSVIGAGAVVTKDIPPYSVAVGVPAKVISQRKAFSEKSPDQLLKDASTPDPLPQPQEVV; from the coding sequence ATGCCGACCATGCTCGGAAGACTCCTTCGAGGCGCGCTTTATTCGACAATTTTTGAGCACTTAGGCAAGTCTTCTGTGATTAGACCTCGCGTGCAATTCTTTGGGACCCATCGAATAGAAATGGGAGACTTTGTGAGTCTTCATCCGGGGGTTCGAATTAGAAGCCTGAACCATAAAAGTTCTATTTCCCTTGCTAATAAGGTGTCTCTAGATATTGGGGTTGATATCAAATCAAATTGCGGTCGCATCAAGATTGGTAACCGCGCCTACATCGGCCCTTACACCTGTTTATCTGGTGGCGATATCAGCATTGGGGATAATTGTCTGATTGCATCTCATTCAGGGATTTATGCCAACAACCATGAGTTTTACGACGCGGATCGTAAAATCATCGATCAAGGCAGCAGTTTTAAGGGAATCATAATTGAAGAAGATTGTTGGCTTGGGAGTGGCGTTCGAGTGTTGGACGGAGTCACGATTTCTAAGGGTAGCGTCATTGGTGCAGGTGCTGTGGTGACTAAGGATATTCCGCCTTACTCAGTTGCCGTCGGCGTTCCGGCCAAGGTTATTTCTCAGCGGAAGGCCTTCTCTGAAAAGTCCCCTGATCAATTATTGAAAGATGCGAGCACTCCAGATCCGCTGCCCCAACCCCAAGAAGTGGTTTGA
- a CDS encoding glycosyltransferase — translation MKAGSQKPRICIALPGTDYVPHAPLLFANTLPMLPYLEEEFDVTVLFRKVLGKPQLDYKYSTILDLSTLPNSEKTQSNANFSPTGFFSARRYLNTLNAFSKTHAKEFDLIIERQWSLVGALSNAFKRHGVPSIFVVEAEFYTTKDVRIEHPVKRLSTALFKKWLPWLRRQWIQKADGIIVETEQMKSFLIEKHYARPNKPVYPIPNGIDPSIFFPRDRRTCREKLGIDQDSIVLTYVGSLNRFIQEPGPIIEALGREQPHNVVFQVIGDGMKRKELEQIATKFNAPVVFRGRLPQQEAALYIGAANLCIAPYNKSLFPEEKFTSASLKVCEYLACGRPVVTIPCGRMEHLLNRSQYGFLVQNDVASYQTFFRDFPDIDKITTLEDSLITGLENSTLKAQRIVMSWQDIAEIYTQVIKENLTQQ, via the coding sequence ATGAAAGCTGGTTCTCAAAAGCCCCGGATTTGCATCGCCCTACCTGGCACTGACTACGTCCCTCATGCACCGCTTCTTTTTGCCAATACGTTACCGATGCTTCCCTACTTAGAGGAAGAGTTTGACGTTACAGTTCTGTTTCGAAAAGTTTTAGGGAAGCCACAACTTGACTATAAGTATTCAACGATTCTTGATTTAAGCACGCTCCCAAATTCAGAAAAAACTCAAAGTAATGCTAACTTTAGCCCTACTGGTTTTTTTAGTGCTCGCAGATATTTGAACACTTTAAATGCGTTTTCTAAAACCCATGCCAAAGAGTTCGACTTAATCATTGAAAGGCAATGGTCTCTGGTTGGAGCATTGTCTAATGCTTTCAAACGACATGGGGTTCCCTCAATATTCGTAGTTGAAGCCGAGTTCTACACGACTAAAGACGTGAGGATCGAGCATCCCGTCAAACGGCTCTCAACGGCGCTGTTCAAAAAGTGGCTGCCTTGGCTCAGACGACAATGGATTCAGAAGGCCGATGGCATTATTGTTGAAACTGAGCAAATGAAGTCTTTTCTCATTGAGAAGCACTACGCTCGTCCAAATAAGCCTGTGTACCCTATCCCAAATGGGATTGACCCTAGCATCTTCTTCCCTCGCGATCGCCGCACCTGCCGTGAAAAGTTGGGCATTGATCAAGACAGCATTGTGCTCACCTATGTGGGCTCATTAAACCGTTTTATTCAAGAACCTGGCCCAATTATTGAAGCGTTAGGACGTGAACAGCCCCATAACGTAGTCTTTCAGGTGATTGGCGATGGGATGAAGCGAAAAGAGCTGGAGCAGATTGCGACAAAGTTTAACGCACCTGTTGTTTTTCGGGGGAGACTCCCGCAGCAGGAAGCGGCCTTATATATTGGTGCGGCTAATCTTTGTATTGCTCCCTACAACAAAAGCCTGTTCCCAGAAGAGAAATTTACGAGTGCCAGCCTAAAAGTCTGCGAATATCTGGCGTGTGGTCGTCCTGTGGTGACGATTCCCTGTGGGCGAATGGAACATTTACTGAATCGCAGCCAATATGGCTTCCTCGTTCAGAATGATGTGGCGAGTTATCAAACTTTCTTCAGAGATTTTCCAGATATTGACAAGATAACAACCCTAGAAGATTCATTGATAACCGGTTTAGAGAACTCCACCTTAAAGGCTCAAAGGATCGTGATGAGTTGGCAAGATATTGCGGAAATCTATACACAGGTCATCAAGGAAAATTTAACCCAGCAATAA
- a CDS encoding glycosyltransferase family 2 protein has product MILALEALCQQSLESQFFEVLVVDNASTDQTQKVCTDYQEQLSNLRYIYEPVQGLSKARNTALEQARGEYISYLDDDAIPCQTWVEEIRNTFQTAKPTPVGVGGPIYPLWEMGQPEWMQEEMNFLFTILDYGDEPHWLKFPRFPFGANMSYQRQVLCQVGGFHENLGRKGGSLLSCEEYLLNKTLTRQGGRFYYNPQASVQHWIPQERSRSEWVIRRSYWQGRSEAVVDQLVGKSWKRQRWDSLWKFWHPQRILNSALGAEKVHVLARAWLSRSWGYFFHVWFRHSLSVEISNGFKYPNQKSFRVAPDQQPSESSSGA; this is encoded by the coding sequence TTGATCTTAGCTTTGGAGGCGCTTTGTCAACAATCCTTAGAATCTCAATTCTTTGAGGTCTTGGTGGTAGATAATGCGTCTACCGATCAAACTCAGAAGGTCTGTACTGACTACCAGGAGCAGCTCTCTAATTTACGGTACATTTATGAGCCGGTTCAAGGACTTTCCAAAGCGCGTAACACAGCCTTGGAGCAGGCCCGTGGCGAATATATCTCTTATTTAGATGATGATGCGATTCCCTGTCAGACTTGGGTAGAAGAAATTCGCAATACATTTCAAACGGCGAAGCCAACCCCTGTAGGTGTTGGTGGCCCTATTTATCCGCTGTGGGAGATGGGACAACCAGAGTGGATGCAGGAAGAAATGAACTTTCTATTCACGATTCTGGATTATGGAGATGAGCCGCATTGGTTAAAGTTTCCAAGATTTCCCTTTGGGGCAAACATGAGTTACCAGCGTCAGGTACTTTGCCAAGTTGGTGGGTTTCATGAAAACTTAGGGCGAAAGGGCGGGAGTCTGCTGTCGTGTGAGGAGTATTTACTCAACAAAACCCTGACCAGACAAGGGGGACGGTTTTACTACAATCCCCAGGCTTCGGTGCAACACTGGATTCCTCAAGAGCGGAGCCGTTCGGAGTGGGTTATTCGTCGCAGTTACTGGCAAGGTCGCTCTGAAGCTGTGGTTGACCAACTTGTCGGAAAATCCTGGAAACGTCAGCGATGGGATAGTCTCTGGAAATTCTGGCATCCCCAACGCATTCTAAATTCAGCCCTAGGAGCAGAGAAAGTGCATGTTTTGGCCAGAGCCTGGCTGAGCCGGAGTTGGGGGTATTTTTTCCATGTCTGGTTCCGTCATTCCCTCTCGGTTGAAATTAGTAATGGGTTCAAGTACCCTAACCAGAAATCCTTTAGAGTCGCTCCCGATCAGCAACCGTCTGAGAGTTCGTCAGGGGCTTGA
- a CDS encoding DUF11 domain-containing protein, protein MPQSDWVASILDFVYACLSPLRRFSKQRFLLIFIAALLAVQLIAWGESFLLPLSSGSVYAQSIPNQAGANVVDPAGNPGTPIVSNETLIEAPRGPALTIIKAADRGAAEPGDVVVYRLLIRNSSDRDATPITVTDELPLGLQLIEESLLSEPFEITNVSTSDRSFMLEFGAAVLRPGDELSVVYAALVTPDGVRGSGRNVAQVSTPGTTSTATYQLAIRPGILADCGTIVGRVFVDKNFDGEQQPGEPGVPNAVLFMDDGNRILTDTDGLFSLANVLSGNRVGTLDLSSLPGYTLAPNLYRLSDNSQSRLVRLEPGGLARMNFGVTPAFGEEERS, encoded by the coding sequence ATGCCGCAAAGTGATTGGGTCGCTTCTATCTTAGACTTTGTCTATGCATGCCTTAGCCCCCTGAGGCGTTTCTCTAAACAAAGGTTCCTGCTGATTTTTATTGCCGCATTGTTGGCAGTGCAGCTTATTGCGTGGGGAGAGAGTTTTCTTTTACCACTGAGTTCTGGCTCGGTTTATGCTCAGAGCATTCCTAACCAGGCCGGTGCCAATGTTGTTGATCCCGCAGGTAATCCAGGCACACCCATTGTTTCTAACGAAACGCTGATCGAGGCACCCAGGGGGCCTGCTTTAACGATTATTAAAGCGGCTGATCGAGGCGCGGCAGAACCGGGGGATGTGGTGGTCTACCGGCTGCTAATTCGTAATTCTTCTGATCGAGATGCAACGCCCATCACGGTAACGGATGAATTGCCGCTAGGGCTACAGCTAATTGAAGAGTCTTTGCTCAGTGAGCCGTTTGAAATCACGAACGTTTCCACGAGTGACCGTAGCTTCATGCTGGAATTTGGGGCAGCTGTGTTACGACCTGGGGATGAATTGTCGGTGGTCTATGCTGCCTTGGTAACCCCTGACGGAGTGCGGGGATCAGGCCGTAACGTGGCGCAGGTTTCGACTCCAGGAACAACCAGTACGGCCACTTATCAACTGGCTATTCGCCCTGGAATTTTGGCCGACTGCGGCACCATTGTGGGCCGAGTTTTTGTAGACAAAAACTTTGATGGTGAGCAGCAGCCTGGTGAGCCGGGAGTGCCAAATGCAGTGTTGTTTATGGATGATGGCAATCGCATCCTTACGGACACAGACGGCCTGTTTTCGCTCGCGAATGTGCTGTCCGGAAATCGCGTTGGCACTCTGGATTTATCGAGCCTGCCTGGCTATACCCTTGCTCCCAACCTATATCGCTTGTCGGACAACAGCCAATCTCGATTAGTGCGGCTTGAACCGGGAGGGTTGGCACGGATGAATTTCGGTGTGACCCCAGCATTTGGGGAGGAAGAAAGATCATGA